Genomic window (Nymphaea colorata isolate Beijing-Zhang1983 chromosome 1, ASM883128v2, whole genome shotgun sequence):
GTCGCTTGACattcaagcaagccttctgtctgcatctttcgacaattcataaaattcgcctctcttaaccttggcatagaagtcaatgttgtttcGCCTGATCCACCTGCTCGCCACCCCTCCCAGTTGGGCAAATATTCCACCAacaactcctcaagtaaaggaatgttaacaagagccttcaGGCTAATAGGTCGGCATACAATtaacgacttgagagcaggcatgtcatgAGGTAATTGCTCTTGGCTATCACAAAATTCTACCttcaatgactccaaggcaggcatgtaatgaggtaattgctctaggctgtcacaaaattctaccCACAaagactccaaggcaggcatgtcagctagagtcttcagcctatcacatctccgcaccatcaatgacttgagagcaggcatgtcatgTGAATGCTCTAGGCCATTACAATAACTcacctccaacgactccaaggcaggcatgttaacaagagcctttagGCTATCACATGCCCACACCAtcaatgacttgagagcaggcatgtgatgaggcaattgctctaggctgaagactttttccctctcttttatctttcttccttttctgcatTTTGCAAAAAAGACTTCACAAGAAACTTGTGTTTTCTTGAAACTTGACGACAAATCAGCTTTATTGGAGAAGAATTTCACCATTGGCATTCCAAACAACAAATCAATTATGTGAAGgatagagaaagaacaaaaaagatatCAAATTTGTAAAGCTTTTGCCCAGCAAGAAGGCACACACACCAGCAAGACACAATTTTCCTTTTACATATCAAATTTGTAAAGCTTTTGTCAGCTACTCACGACTTTCCTTTGCTATCTGTTTAACTCGTGCTATTTATATGAACATGATATTTACTACTGCAAAGCCCCAAATTGGAACTCCAAAATCAGCAAGGGTAAGTGCATGCACATCGATTACTTCCAAAACCCCCAAATCGGAACTCCAAAATGAAAATCCCCAAATCCACAATGAAGAAGAGCAAATCAAACGCCCAAAtcagaagaagaacaaaagaagagagaggagcAGACTACACTCTCTCAGTTTTACAAACGAATCCTTTTACTGTCTGTTGCTTTCTGTGCGACGGAAGACTTAAAACAAACAAACCGATAAGTAAATTCCAGAATTCAGTTTCACATACTCAACCACAGGCAATGAACAGAAATACAATCATCTGGGTCTGATTTTTCCATCCCTCCATTACACAatatagcaaaaaataaaattgaaatctgAACTAGATAAACTAAAGGTATAAGAGATGGCTACAGAAATCAATCAGCAGAAGCAATGTGAAACGAAGGAATTCAAAGACTatgatgaatgagaaaaattaaacaACTATAGAGGAATGCCCTAATCGGTGGTTCAGAAGTTTGCCCTGACGCGAGAGAGAGGGGAATTTACCTCGCAGATCTCCCTACTGCTCAGCCCTGGCAATGAAGGAAGGTTAGAGAGATGGCTGGCTTGCTCGATCGTGGCGGAGATCAAAGGCTGCAGAACGGTGGTGAAGGCATCAAcaagagggaaagggagaaagcgAAGGCATcagcaagagcaagagagaaaatcAGAAGCGAACCGGCGGAAAAGCAGATCAGCGACGGCGAGAGCGGCGACGGCTCTGGTGCGATGGTGAGAAGGCAGGAATGCGAGGGAGGAGAAGCTGCAGAGGGAGGAGGTTTGGGGTGAAATGAGGTAAAATGAAGGCAACATCTAgcggatgaaatttcaccctaTTTGAAACGTTTTTAATCGggagggtgaaatttcacccgccgtACATATTTCAACCGCTTCCAGGTTTTTCACCagacaatcaaacgggcccttatgGAGGAAGTGTCTTGTATTTATTCCAATAattgtattttagttatttcTAAATCATAACATAGGATCTCATTAGGGTCATAACATATAACCAAACTAACTTTTTAAAAGtacaaatatataataaaaataaaaatatctaaaGATAGAAAGAGTGCAAAGTATACAGCGACGGCGAGAGCGGCGACGGCTCTGGTGCGATGGTGAGAAGGCAGGAATGCGAGGGAGGAGAAGCTGCAGAGGGAGGAGGTTTGGGGTGAAATGAGGTAAAATGAAGGCAACATCTAgcggatgaaatttcaccctaTTTGAAACGTTTTTAATCGggagggtgaaatttcacccaccgTACATATTTCAACCGCTTCTAGGtttttcacccgacaatcaaacgggcccttataGAGGAAGTGTCTTGTATTTATTCCAATAattgtattttagttatttttaaatcataACATAGGATCTCATTAGGGTCATAACATATAACCAaactaactttttaaaattacaaatatataataaaaataaaaatatctaaaGATAGAAAGAGTGCAAAGTATACAGAACCCATGTTGAGGTGCCTTACTCATTGTCAgtgtttatgttctttttttttctcttatgatGTGTTTGTTTCACATAGTATCGGTGATCTGAGATTCATGGATTTAAAGTCGCACTCTCCCTTCATCTAATCAtgaattcatggtttttaacatgtagcgtCGATTTTAGATCCACATTAATGAGATCCTCCGAACCTTTTATATCCCTTATTGTTTGCATCCTCAAAAATTTGGTATTTGTaatgctttagaaaaataaggttttgttcTGAAATAGGGAAGAATGGGACTTACCCGTCAGTACGAGAATCGACCAATCCCGgtgcctttactgggggtaatcaatccaagggttatgtctattattgatgcatttcattttggcttaaacatcttttcattctatatccggtgtagaaaatattgaaagtttgatatttcaaactttagaaaagactcttgaagagttgcttgaaaatatgaaatgttttgagaaaaaagtggaattaggaaatatcatttgaaaagcttgtgaaatcactttagtgttctcttaagactttaagtttgagattttgctttaattcggttaccacctaattagaactccatctcatcttgcttaagttcttttggagacgTGCTTGTGATCATGAGTggaataaagtgggtgagaatgcatggatgcatttatcctatatcattgaaagaatgtaaaatattcctaccataacattcatctaaagtcatatTTACCTCAacatacatataatttttttttgttataattattgtatataagaagaaaaagtttttgaaaagagatagggattgtagaccatcaagcatgattccaatattaggtcattaattggattgtggtcttaatgaagttggtaaatagaaagctCGTGAGATGAGAGTgttaaaagaatacaagagataaaacactcttatgaaaagaaaaagagagagatagagaaagacatgcatatatgtgtacataccatcacatatacacatatatgaaagcttaagaaaaaaagatgtattaatttgaagagaaaaagaaaggttttagaggaaaagaaaaatatacatatgtatatatgggtatgtataagaaatttcgTAAGTGGAGATATTTGttcatgcatatatgaaaatttgtaaaatgaaaagtgaaagcatagagagagaaagatggggggatCATCATAAGTGCATggatgtatataatatgtatatacatacatgcattcacaagattagaaatcaaggaataacttaagattaccaacttcaagtttaatgtggtcaggaggggagcttggagtcaagcaagagtctaagctaagacCCTAAGGCCGTACTATAAGgctaattttaaaaatgttttgtaAACTATGATTTATGTATaaacataaaatgttattaCTTAGTTGTTACAAGGAATATATTTGTTTCatcgttgggtatggaagaaagcaatcaatataacgaggcactcaaTAGGGTTCTTAATGGAGTGACTAAGAAGGAAACTTATACAcaatgacatgagaatgcatttttaacatgtacatattcgtgaatgTTTTCTTGGGTTgaacaagtcccaacctcaaaaattaatatgaagataaaaatgaacAACCCCAAgtcacactctcattctcatcttACATTCACATAATAAACGGAAAACCAAACCACTATTCATGGGTGATACAtaaacaatattcaaggaaggaaagaaagagagagaaagggagagaaagagagaaagagagagattcaacTAGAAAGGAGGGCATGATATAATTATGAAATGaaggatcatctcatcttttcatgctcacagtgcacttgagcatagcctcttgccTCTAAGAAAAGATTaagtgctatctcttttggctatagagagataaagatgagaagaaaataaagaaaggaagacaAAGCTACATTCAATAAGAGAGAAAACAtatttcaatcatgaaatgaaagatcttctcatcttttcatgcatctggtgcacttgagcatagcctcttgtctctaaaaagaggttgagtgtcTTTGGctatggagagatgaagatgagaggagaaaatgaaaacaacaacaagatatattcaagaaaaagaaataacaagaacatattaatgCAGAGagagaataacaacaacaaaaatatttgaaagagcatgatttaatcataaaataaaatatcttctcatcttctcatggtttagggtcttgtccaccaaaaagactaaaatcaccatctaagAGGATATCTTTtgtcaaaaagaggggcaaaaAGGTCTTAtccatcaaaaagaccaaaattaccctctaaaagaaggttctttgtcaaaaagaggggcaaatgggtcttaaatacttgatttggatttgggcttgggtttttagatctaatttggatttggactgtggctttggaccaatttaaatccaaaaattgagttttgtgtttttaatgaAAGAGCgcattcttttttgaaaaatttgaggtgattatAGTTGTCCCTCTTTGTTACTGAGCTGGTGCTaaccgtgcttagtgacaaagataagcatcataaatttttcaaacaaaacattttttgaGAGATATTtcaggcttaaccccttacctagatgggttgtttgagcttatattgcaggtttaaccccttgcctgcatgggtttgccaatattgaatttaggtttaacccccctgaaatgagctgccttgacttgcattgcaggtttgaccccttacctgTGTGGGTTGCTCTCACGTGAAAGGTTTTTccctttacctgcatgggtcccccttgaataataaaaaaaaaatgccccagtgtaatcgTCATGTTTCACAACTGGGAATAATATAGATTGAATGGTAGAATGGTAGATCGAATGTGAAAAGCATAAATATTCGTCATTGATTGAAAGGTGAATACAAAAggactaggcataaaatttcttgaggtgaatggcattaacaggatcggcaagttccaccccatcagcatcgaTCAGTCGGTAGGAATTTTGGGGCAAGACTTCTTTAACAACATATGGGTCTTTCCAGTTTGGTGCCCATTTACCATGCAGTTGTCCTCTGAATTATACAACCGATCGTTGGaccaagtcattcactttgaattGCCTCTCAATAACTGATTTTGCAAATTGTCTAGCGAACCTTTGACGATAAGCTTAAGCATactcagccgcttttagcctcttttcatctagcaaatcgagctgcattagcTTTTTCTGCTGATGTTGATTTAGAGGAAGCTCTATAAGAGAAGCGAatttcaaagcaggtttcaacacatgtaatggtaggaCTACTTCCGTTCCATAGACTAATTCTGCTGgagtagcatttgttggagttctcatagtggtgcgatatgctcATAGAGCGTTAGACATCTTTTCGTGCCAGtctcttcttgtttctactGTCTGTTCCAGGATACGAATCCGGATCTTATTGGTGGCCTCCACCTACCCATTACCTTGGGGGTAGTAGGGAGATGAAAAATGATGTACAATGGGGTATTTGCCGCATAGttgtctcatcttttcattttttaaatgagtcCCCTTATCAGATACTACAttatgagggactccaaatctgcaaaggatatttttatgaatgaatGACACTACATGACATCATTCTACATTTCTGAGTGTGATGACTTctacccatttggtaaaatagtctgttgcag
Coding sequences:
- the LOC116245769 gene encoding uncharacterized protein LOC116245769, giving the protein MPMVKFFSNKADLSSSFKKTQVSCEVFFAKCRKGRKIKEREKVFSLEQLPHHMPALKSLMVWACDSLKALVNMPALESLEVSYCNGLEHSHDMPALKSLMVRRCDRLKTLADMPALESLWVEFCDSLEQLPHYMPALESLKVEFCDSQEQLPHDMPALKSLIVCRPISLKALVNIPLLEELLVEYLPNWEGWRAGGSGETTLTSMPRLREANFMNCRKMQTEGLLECQATRVQKLSVWKCPSARLA